In one Procambarus clarkii isolate CNS0578487 chromosome 87, FALCON_Pclarkii_2.0, whole genome shotgun sequence genomic region, the following are encoded:
- the LOC123747074 gene encoding protein phosphatase 1 regulatory subunit 3B — translation MTTLMMPSDYGVEMFLGSSPVLTSSYLASQPFMHDYPRLTPLQAVPLQATPVQATSYQSMPLHSFWSSNGQSCGSSVSKSDYDSHILPLSCSNGFSVGGSFRSSGRRSSPTKKKAQIPPLLPIKSCLVARQEEEQEEGAVSPTRLKKKVVFADTQGHPLTEVRVLTERPDCPPRWSADFLEQVTGGAKAEAVCDQWELAFPQPASDYMGMKARLEKHNVSLENVIIRESESRVQGTVKVRNLSFHKSVYIRFTINNWTSYEDIEGEFVPSLTTATGASYNIYDTFTFSLPLPGSTQADKLEFCVCFRSDKGEFWDNNNKKNYVIVSFRPKTTPQESKPKDIYDVTLDSWTEFASWTHLDINDSPYW, via the exons ATGACAACGTTGATGATGCCGAGCGATTACGGTGTGGAGATGTTCCTTGGGTCGTCCCCTGTGCTGACCTCGAGTTACCTGGCCTCCCAACCCTTCATGCATGATTATCCCAGACTGACGCCTCTGCAGGCAGTTCCCTTGCAAGCAACACCGGTACAAGCAACGTCTTATCAGTCCATGCCCCTTCATAGCTTCTGGAGCAGCAACGGTCAGTCATGCGGCTCTTCAGTCAGCAAGAGCGATTATGATAGCCATATATTGCCGTTATCATGCAGTAATGGCTTCAGTGTGGGAGGCAGTTTTAG GTCCAGTGGTCGACGGTCCTCCCCAACCAAAAAGAAAGCGCAGATACCACCTCTCCTTCCTATAAAGTCATGTCTGGTGGCAAGGCAGGAGGAGGAACAAGAGGAAGGTGCAGTCTCCCCAACCCGACTAAAGAAGAAGGTTGTGTTTGCCGACACACAAGGACACCCACTCACGGAGGTTCGCGTTCTCACAGAACGTCCAGATTGTCCTCCAAGATGGTCTGCAGACTTCCTTGAACAG GTGACAGGAGGCGCCAAGGCAGAGGCGGTGTGTGACCAGTGGGAGCTAGCGTTTCCTCAGCCAGCTTCTGACTACATGGGCATGAAGGCACGATTGGAAAAGCACAATGTATCTTTGGAAAATGTTATCATTAGGGAATCGGAAAGCAGAGTACAAGGCACAGTCAAG GTCCGAAACTTGTCCTTCCACAAAAGTGTTTATATTAGATTCACTATAAACAACTGGACTTCATATGAAGACATTGAGGGGGAGTTCGTGCCCTCGCTCACCACAGCCACAGGCGCCTCGTACAACATCTACGATACCTTCACTTTCAGTCTGCCACTGCCAGGTTCCACTCAAGCTGACAAGTTAGAATTCTGTGTGTGCTTCAGAAGCGATAAAGGGGAGTtctgggacaacaacaacaagaagaacTACGTTATAGTATCCTTCAGACCAAAGACCACGCCCCAGGAGTCTAAACCCAAAGATATTTACGATGTTACCCTAGATTCATGGACAGAGTTTGCTTCTTGGACCCATTTAGATATCAATGACTCGCCATATTGGTGA